A genomic stretch from Deltaproteobacteria bacterium includes:
- a CDS encoding M28 family peptidase — protein MLTPVSGSSQNPVQEVSERRDLHLPFALQRRTGFDPTRWYLLTAGVSLSVPLVMMALPAVRRALSAESEVLKAALGKIKPTQIGEDVTYLASDALKGRGTPSEGLTLAGKHVVDRIKAHGWQPGGPGGSYEHKYTLLRAKLDRQKTGLTFGIGGSKRSLVFGDDYFYGSLSSRGASDIDLPDAGTLVFGGSGRAEDLAAVDATGKWLVCRDSGLPASIRRENAIAKGARGIILLPPEGRLSSRYLRRLQSRLALAKEKGEVLSSPDHTIDEIVLSPKAAKRLLDRLHGGSRSSSRLSLGRPLTAGRHPVRVEVTQTSPVGLEGVTREEASNFVGFFPGKDPERSKEVIIISAHLDHLGERWGKIYPGADDNASGSSALLALAEAIPALQHEHSVLLIWTTGEELGLLGSEAWVRNPWLPAGTRPWANINIDMVGRNAAEELLVTPTSRLGQYYNGIVRRIERHAPAEGITTLKSGDEYWTRSDQYNFASILKIPAAFITNDTHPDYHRTTDIASKIKPETIARRTRLIVRVLDDLRGSLD, from the coding sequence ATGCTGACACCGGTGTCCGGAAGTTCTCAAAATCCAGTTCAGGAGGTCTCGGAGCGGCGGGATTTGCACCTACCGTTTGCGCTGCAGCGGAGAACAGGTTTTGATCCAACACGATGGTATCTCCTGACGGCGGGGGTTTCCCTCTCCGTACCTCTCGTCATGATGGCTCTGCCAGCAGTCCGAAGGGCACTATCGGCGGAGAGTGAGGTGCTCAAGGCGGCGCTTGGAAAGATCAAACCAACACAGATTGGCGAAGATGTTACTTATCTTGCCTCCGACGCACTGAAGGGGAGGGGAACACCGAGTGAAGGACTTACTTTGGCCGGCAAGCATGTTGTCGATAGAATAAAGGCGCATGGCTGGCAGCCCGGAGGGCCCGGAGGGAGCTATGAACACAAATATACCTTGCTCCGAGCCAAGCTGGATCGGCAAAAAACAGGCCTTACGTTTGGTATCGGGGGGTCAAAACGGAGTTTAGTATTTGGGGATGATTACTTCTACGGCTCTCTCTCCTCCCGGGGGGCTTCTGATATCGACCTCCCGGATGCCGGCACTCTGGTCTTTGGTGGTTCCGGACGGGCGGAGGATCTGGCCGCCGTGGATGCGACGGGAAAATGGCTCGTTTGTCGTGATTCCGGGCTTCCTGCTTCGATCCGGCGAGAGAATGCGATTGCAAAAGGGGCCCGAGGAATTATTTTGCTTCCCCCGGAAGGGCGGCTGTCCAGCCGCTATCTCCGGAGATTGCAAAGCCGACTAGCCCTGGCGAAGGAAAAGGGTGAGGTTCTTTCTTCACCGGACCATACCATTGATGAAATTGTTTTGTCTCCCAAGGCGGCGAAGCGCCTCCTTGATCGTCTTCATGGCGGCTCCCGTTCGTCATCGAGACTGAGTCTCGGACGCCCCCTCACCGCCGGGCGTCATCCTGTTCGGGTTGAGGTCACCCAAACGAGTCCCGTCGGTCTTGAGGGTGTCACGAGGGAAGAGGCGTCGAACTTTGTCGGCTTTTTCCCTGGCAAGGATCCTGAACGCTCCAAAGAGGTGATCATCATTTCGGCCCACCTCGATCATTTGGGAGAGCGATGGGGGAAGATCTATCCTGGTGCCGATGACAATGCCTCGGGGAGCTCCGCACTGCTGGCCCTTGCCGAGGCGATTCCGGCGCTTCAGCACGAACATTCTGTCTTGCTGATCTGGACGACCGGGGAGGAATTAGGTCTCCTCGGTTCGGAGGCCTGGGTGAGAAACCCATGGTTGCCTGCGGGGACCCGTCCCTGGGCCAATATCAATATCGATATGGTTGGCAGAAATGCAGCCGAGGAACTCCTCGTCACGCCGACATCAAGGCTGGGTCAATATTACAATGGGATTGTGAGGCGGATCGAACGACATGCGCCCGCTGAAGGGATTACTACGTTGAAGAGTGGGGACGAGTACTGGACACGATCGGATCAGTATAACTTCGCCAGTATTCTCAAAATTCCCGCTGCCTTTATTACCAACGATACACATCCCGATTATCATCGTACGACAGACATCGCCTCAAAAATCAAGCCGGAAACGATCGCCCGACGAACCCGCCTGATCGTAAGGGTGCTCGATGATTTGAGAGGATCGTTGGACTAA
- a CDS encoding thioredoxin family protein, translating into MVLITQNAPKLKFGDPAPDFSLVGVDGRIYSLASFKDKKILVVMFTCNHCPYVQAYEGRMITIQKDYADKGVQLIAINSNDTKNYPEDSLEKMIIRSKELHYNFPYLRDETQKIAKAYDAACTPEIFVFDEKRLLRFHGRIDDNYENPKKATRHYLRDAVLALLSVKAVSHPESHPIGCSIKWA; encoded by the coding sequence ATGGTTCTGATCACCCAAAATGCCCCCAAGCTGAAATTTGGAGATCCGGCCCCTGATTTCTCCTTGGTCGGTGTTGACGGGAGGATTTATTCCCTCGCTTCCTTTAAGGACAAGAAAATCTTAGTCGTCATGTTCACCTGCAACCATTGCCCCTACGTTCAGGCTTATGAGGGAAGGATGATCACCATCCAGAAAGATTACGCAGACAAAGGGGTTCAATTGATAGCGATCAATTCAAACGATACAAAAAATTATCCTGAAGATAGTCTGGAAAAGATGATTATTCGATCCAAAGAACTGCACTACAACTTTCCTTATCTCCGAGATGAGACACAGAAAATTGCAAAAGCGTATGATGCCGCCTGTACGCCCGAGATTTTTGTCTTTGATGAGAAACGCCTCCTCCGTTTTCACGGAAGGATTGATGACAACTACGAAAATCCCAAAAAGGCGACGAGACATTACCTGCGGGATGCCGTTCTGGCACTCCTGTCGGTCAAAGCGGTCTCACATCCCGAATCACACCCGATTGGATGCTCCATTAAATGGGCCTAG